TCCTCGCTCACCGCCCGCCGTCCGCCGGCACGACGACGACGGAGGCTTCCGCGCCATCCAAGTGGGAGATGACGCCGGCACCGAGCATGCCCAGGAGCGCCACGGCGAGGAGGATCCGGTAGCCGACGAAGACCATCACGGAGCGCTTCTTGAGGAAGGCGATGAGGCCCGCGATCGCGGCGTAGCCCACGACGAAGGAGACGACGGTGGCGACGATCACGAGCATCAGGCCGTCGCCCTCGAGGCCGCCTTCGTGGCGCAGATCGAGGAGCTCCTTCAGCCCGGCTCCCGTGACGGCCGGGATCGAGAGGAGGAAGGAGAAGCGCGCTGCCTCGGCACGCGGCAGGCCCCTGACGAGGCCGGCGGCGATGGTGGAGCCCGAGCGCGAGACGCCGGGGATGAGCGCGAACATCTGGGCGAAGCCGATGAAGAGCGCGTCGCGGAAGCTCACGCCCTCCCCGTCCTGCCGCAGCTTGGAGAGCACGGCCCGGCGGTCGGCCCAGGCCATCGCCAGGCCCACGACGAGGAGCGAGGCTGCGATCACGTAGAGGCTGCGCAGCTCGCTCTTGATCACCTTCTGGAAGAGGAGGCCGGCGGCGACCA
The Vulgatibacter incomptus DNA segment above includes these coding regions:
- the uppP gene encoding undecaprenyl-diphosphatase UppP — its product is MTLLQAIVLGIVQGLTEFLPISSTAHLRIVPALLGWQDPGAAFSAVIQIGTVLAVLIYFRKDLWAMVTGFLRGLRAGKPLEDPHARLGLFIVAGTVPVVAAGLLFQKVIKSELRSLYVIAASLLVVGLAMAWADRRAVLSKLRQDGEGVSFRDALFIGFAQMFALIPGVSRSGSTIAAGLVRGLPRAEAARFSFLLSIPAVTGAGLKELLDLRHEGGLEGDGLMLVIVATVVSFVVGYAAIAGLIAFLKKRSVMVFVGYRILLAVALLGMLGAGVISHLDGAEASVVVVPADGGR